From one Paenibacillus sp. FSL K6-1330 genomic stretch:
- a CDS encoding Lrp/AsnC family transcriptional regulator, with translation MPSAHELDKVDLRILHHLLEDASLSHKAIGQQVHLTGQAVGARVRKLQDLGVIEGFTLRWNPDKIGLTVHAFITMFMVLNTAHSAFVSFVQSHDMVAETHRVSGEGCYWLRVRASSPKELNDFLEELLKYGNYKVSLSIDQVK, from the coding sequence ATGCCAAGCGCTCATGAACTCGACAAAGTCGATCTTCGCATATTACATCACCTGCTGGAGGATGCGAGCCTATCTCACAAAGCCATCGGACAGCAGGTACATTTGACAGGTCAAGCCGTCGGGGCCCGTGTTCGGAAGCTGCAGGATCTGGGTGTCATTGAAGGCTTTACGCTGCGCTGGAATCCGGACAAAATCGGTCTGACGGTTCATGCGTTTATTACCATGTTCATGGTGTTAAACACGGCTCATTCCGCCTTTGTATCCTTTGTTCAGTCACATGACATGGTTGCCGAAACCCATCGCGTCAGTGGTGAAGGGTGTTATTGGTTAAGAGTACGGGCCAGCTCACCCAAGGAATTGAATGATTTTCTGGAAGAGCTTCTGAAGTACGGCAATTATAAAGTCAGCCTGTCCATTGATCAGGTGAAATAA
- a CDS encoding NAD(P)H-binding protein: MTILVTGATGTVGKHIVQQLVQQGIEVRAISRNPQQAKVPEGVQIVAGNLNDPESLIPALQGVTAMHLIISSDEAYGTLQTDPRIIELAEKAGIKRVTVLVGYEEGPVEAALRESAMEWTLLKPGEFMANILVDWQESIRTEGVVREPFGHALSARIHEADIARVAVAALLEEGHHDQEYFLTGPEALSRTEAVRIISEVTGKDIRFVELTEKQARDQWRGQGYDEESIEFFVQMGKNPPEIGYTVLPTVEEVTGRPAATLADWVRDHLDDF; encoded by the coding sequence ATGACTATTTTGGTAACAGGTGCTACAGGTACCGTTGGAAAGCACATCGTGCAGCAACTTGTTCAGCAAGGTATAGAAGTAAGAGCGATCTCTCGCAATCCGCAGCAAGCGAAAGTACCGGAGGGCGTCCAGATAGTTGCCGGGAATCTCAATGACCCGGAAAGCCTGATTCCCGCCCTGCAAGGCGTGACGGCTATGCATTTGATCATCTCCAGTGATGAGGCTTATGGGACCCTGCAGACGGATCCGCGGATTATTGAGCTTGCCGAGAAGGCCGGCATAAAGCGGGTAACGGTATTGGTGGGCTATGAAGAAGGTCCTGTCGAAGCCGCCCTTCGAGAGAGCGCAATGGAATGGACCTTGCTTAAGCCAGGCGAATTTATGGCGAATATTCTGGTGGATTGGCAGGAGTCGATCCGCACGGAGGGGGTTGTCCGCGAGCCGTTCGGCCATGCGCTGAGTGCGAGAATACATGAAGCGGATATCGCGAGGGTTGCCGTCGCCGCACTTCTTGAGGAAGGTCACCATGACCAAGAATATTTCCTTACGGGACCGGAAGCCCTATCGCGAACGGAAGCGGTTCGGATCATAAGCGAGGTAACAGGCAAGGACATCCGTTTTGTCGAACTGACCGAGAAACAGGCGAGGGATCAATGGAGAGGGCAAGGCTATGACGAGGAATCGATTGAGTTTTTTGTGCAAATGGGAAAAAATCCGCCCGAGATCGGTTATACAGTTTTGCCGACGGTAGAGGAAGTCACGGGGCGTCCGGCAGCAACGCTTGCTGATTGGGTCCGTGATCATTTGGACGATTTTTAA
- a CDS encoding ABC transporter permease — protein MSVSQHTANKDGVLPVRQADTDPPNALMAIRIFMWRTWQHTKHNGFGLVMDAVLSPVLLLLIFSYLFGGAMAGSTGAYIQFLLPGILILTVVPMTVYSGTTICSDITKGVYNRFRTLPFWQPASVLGSILTDGLRYTVGVIVALGTGLALGFRPEGSVIQIVLAIAFILFFAFSVSWIFALIGVVAKRPETVSGSSMIAIYPLLFASNILVDSSTMPKWTGILIDLNPISMAAATVRGLMNGTATMPVIMTGIGVSVLFIAIFTPLTLYLYQTKNER, from the coding sequence ATGAGTGTGAGCCAACATACAGCGAATAAGGACGGCGTGCTGCCTGTTCGCCAAGCCGACACCGATCCTCCCAATGCCCTGATGGCAATTCGAATTTTTATGTGGAGAACCTGGCAGCATACCAAGCATAACGGATTTGGTCTGGTGATGGACGCGGTTCTGTCGCCGGTTTTGCTGCTGCTTATATTTAGTTACTTGTTCGGCGGCGCCATGGCCGGGTCAACCGGGGCTTATATTCAATTCCTATTGCCCGGCATTCTAATCCTGACAGTCGTTCCTATGACGGTGTATAGCGGAACCACGATATGCTCGGATATTACCAAAGGGGTATACAATCGTTTTCGAACGCTGCCCTTTTGGCAGCCCGCCTCCGTGCTTGGTTCCATCCTGACGGATGGTTTACGCTATACGGTCGGCGTTATCGTTGCTCTGGGTACAGGGCTTGCGCTGGGCTTCCGCCCCGAGGGCAGCGTCATCCAAATTGTACTCGCCATTGCTTTCATCCTATTTTTTGCATTCAGCGTCAGCTGGATATTTGCGCTGATCGGCGTCGTGGCCAAACGGCCGGAAACGGTTTCGGGGTCCAGCATGATTGCGATATATCCGCTGCTGTTCGCCAGCAACATTCTGGTGGATTCGTCGACGATGCCAAAATGGACGGGCATTCTCATCGATCTGAATCCGATCAGCATGGCGGCAGCCACCGTCAGGGGACTGATGAACGGCACGGCAACCATGCCTGTGATTATGACCGGAATTGGAGTCAGCGTGCTGTTTATCGCTATTTTCACCCCGCTTACACTGTATCTGTACCAGACAAAAAACGAGCGGTAA
- a CDS encoding YafY family protein produces MKLDRLLGITMELLTKKRVTATTLAARYEVSVRTIYRDVDLINQAGIPVASYPGADGGFELMSGFYLTRQHFSVDDFLAIYNLLKGIERTVKGRYTTIMKKLGTLQPALLNGGCHEQILFDMSTSEHERAWVQPILNAIERSNLMTLYYTSTSGSCSERQVEPLQLYWEQGVWYLEAYCLLKQAKRIFRVSRISSLEVSTDTFLPRGNLEREDQEVVPGIQAHLRFDTSAGPRVTEQFPEAFISGEGLLDVQTIFYTKAYAISVILSYGSKVEIISPPELKEDLLQELEEIRKRYE; encoded by the coding sequence ATGAAACTCGACAGGCTGCTAGGCATTACGATGGAATTGTTGACCAAAAAAAGAGTGACGGCCACGACGCTTGCCGCCCGGTATGAAGTCTCGGTTCGTACGATCTACCGCGATGTGGACCTCATTAATCAGGCTGGAATCCCGGTTGCTTCCTATCCCGGTGCGGATGGCGGCTTTGAATTGATGAGCGGGTTCTATCTGACGAGGCAGCACTTCTCCGTTGATGACTTTTTGGCGATCTACAATCTTTTGAAGGGCATCGAAAGGACTGTGAAGGGGAGATACACCACCATCATGAAGAAGCTCGGAACCTTGCAGCCCGCCCTGTTGAACGGAGGATGTCATGAACAAATCCTATTCGATATGAGCACGTCGGAACATGAGCGGGCATGGGTACAGCCCATTCTAAATGCCATTGAACGCTCGAACCTGATGACCCTTTATTATACGAGCACATCCGGCAGCTGCTCGGAGCGGCAAGTGGAGCCGCTCCAGCTGTACTGGGAACAAGGCGTGTGGTATTTGGAGGCTTACTGCTTGTTAAAGCAGGCAAAACGAATCTTCAGAGTATCGCGCATATCCAGTCTTGAAGTATCCACTGACACGTTCCTCCCAAGAGGAAACCTGGAGCGGGAGGATCAGGAGGTGGTGCCGGGTATACAGGCTCATCTTCGTTTCGATACTTCCGCGGGACCGCGGGTGACCGAGCAATTTCCGGAGGCCTTCATCTCCGGCGAAGGACTTCTTGATGTCCAAACCATTTTTTATACCAAAGCTTATGCGATCTCGGTGATCTTAAGCTACGGTTCCAAGGTGGAGATCATCTCCCCGCCGGAACTGAAAGAAGACCTGCTGCAGGAGCTGGAGGAAATACGTAAACGTTATGAATGA
- a CDS encoding MBL fold metallo-hydrolase, which translates to MKLQLIRNATLRIQYAHLELLVDPMFSNAKANPPVINTANDRRNPLVPLPFSMANKLRPNAVLVTHLHLDHWDQAARDALPKTTPILCQPGDEDTLASQGFTSVTAVQETLEYEGVTIIRTGGHHGTGEIGQMMGQVSGFILKAEGQPTLYIAGDTIWCDEVKEVLDAHKPDMTVVNAGGARFLTGDPIIMDEDDVIELLRYAPHTKAVAVHMEAINHCLVTREGLSGRLAAEGLRAQIEIPQDGEWVEWKA; encoded by the coding sequence GTGAAACTTCAGCTTATACGTAATGCTACGTTAAGAATACAGTATGCCCATCTTGAACTGCTGGTCGATCCGATGTTTAGCAATGCCAAGGCGAACCCGCCGGTCATCAACACTGCGAATGACAGACGGAATCCGCTTGTGCCGCTGCCGTTCTCCATGGCTAACAAGCTCCGTCCGAACGCGGTGCTGGTCACGCACCTGCACCTGGATCACTGGGATCAAGCTGCTAGAGATGCACTGCCAAAGACGACGCCGATTCTGTGTCAACCGGGGGACGAGGATACCTTGGCATCGCAAGGTTTTACGTCCGTGACGGCAGTCCAGGAAACCCTGGAATATGAAGGGGTTACGATAATCCGAACCGGCGGTCATCACGGTACGGGTGAGATCGGTCAGATGATGGGGCAGGTATCCGGTTTTATTTTGAAGGCAGAAGGACAGCCGACCCTGTATATAGCAGGCGATACCATCTGGTGTGATGAAGTGAAAGAAGTTTTGGATGCCCACAAGCCTGATATGACGGTGGTCAACGCCGGCGGTGCCCGGTTTCTCACGGGAGATCCGATCATCATGGATGAGGACGATGTGATCGAACTGCTGCGTTATGCTCCCCACACAAAGGCGGTTGCGGTCCATATGGAAGCCATCAACCACTGCCTTGTGACAAGAGAGGGGCTATCTGGCCGTCTGGCAGCGGAAGGTCTGCGCGCACAAATCGAAATTCCGCAGGATGGCGAATGGGTCGAATGGAAAGCGTAA
- a CDS encoding ATP-binding cassette domain-containing protein yields the protein MPYAIETKELRKSYNDMEVVQGIDLRVKQGELFALLGPNGAGKTTTIHMLSTLVKPDGGFASVAGFDVVGNARNVRRKISLTGQFAALDEGLSGLQNLMLISRLYGYSAKMARFVSEELIESFGLSEAKDRVVQRYSGGMRRRLDIAASIVTEPDVIFLDEPTTGLDPQSRNQVWEVVRSLLKRGTTVLLTTQYLEEADQLADRIAVMDKGSLIAEGTPRQLKASVGNRTLTIQFIEPTNQHKLGTLLNEEHALNVLQDNHPLVHKIPVKNASAANQALCTLMKNGFAIEYFALSEPSLDEVFLSLTHAKSKGGRGTP from the coding sequence TTGCCTTACGCCATTGAAACGAAGGAGCTTCGCAAATCTTACAACGACATGGAGGTCGTTCAAGGAATTGATCTACGAGTCAAACAAGGAGAGTTGTTTGCCTTGTTAGGGCCGAATGGCGCCGGAAAAACAACCACCATCCATATGTTATCCACCCTGGTTAAGCCGGATGGGGGGTTCGCAAGCGTGGCCGGGTTTGATGTCGTGGGCAATGCCCGGAACGTTCGGAGAAAGATTAGCCTGACAGGCCAGTTTGCAGCACTGGATGAAGGACTCTCCGGTCTTCAGAATTTAATGCTGATTTCAAGACTTTACGGTTATTCGGCGAAAATGGCTCGATTCGTAAGCGAGGAGTTGATCGAATCTTTTGGACTCAGCGAAGCGAAGGACCGCGTGGTACAGCGTTACTCTGGCGGGATGCGGAGACGGCTGGATATTGCCGCCAGTATCGTTACCGAGCCCGACGTTATTTTTCTGGATGAGCCGACAACTGGCCTCGATCCGCAAAGCCGCAATCAAGTGTGGGAGGTGGTAAGGTCGCTTTTGAAGCGGGGAACCACCGTGCTGCTGACGACGCAATATCTGGAAGAAGCTGACCAGTTGGCGGACCGAATTGCCGTGATGGATAAAGGGAGTTTGATTGCGGAAGGGACGCCCCGGCAATTGAAGGCTTCCGTTGGCAACAGAACGTTAACCATCCAATTCATCGAACCGACCAATCAGCACAAGCTCGGTACTTTGTTAAACGAGGAACACGCGCTGAACGTATTGCAGGACAATCATCCGTTGGTACATAAGATTCCGGTGAAGAATGCAAGTGCTGCGAATCAGGCCCTTTGTACGCTGATGAAGAACGGGTTCGCCATTGAATATTTCGCCTTGAGCGAACCGAGTCTGGACGAAGTCTTTCTGTCATTGACCCACGCGAAGTCGAAGGGAGGCAGAGGTACTCCATGA
- a CDS encoding extracellular solute-binding protein — translation MKLKQWGSLLLTCMLSVSLTVGCSSKGSGGTAESDSAGEGKTAINETGFPIVSDKMTVTGFAGKFFANADWNNIKLWQEYEKMTNIQVQWDTVHKDNLAEKRNLLLAGGDYPEMFYASAFPRPDLLKYGKQGAFIPLNDLIDQYAPNFKALMEKYPVIEKGITMPDGNIYGLPTLYDPEFRSVLYGTPWVKSEWLTKLGLQEPQTLDEFYDMLKAFKEKDPNGNGQKDEYAWGGVGTTGIVNYLRGSFGLNYHGTSNINVDTDPASGKVRFIPTDPRYKELLQFVNKLYKDGLLEQDIMSVKSTEVDAKGVEGLLGVVDNVDPIAIYNQEGYVGLPVLKGPHGDQMFSATGSPLGNIGMFVLTDKAKNPAALIRWMDYFYSDEGIRMFFMGWEDETYKEDADGNVDYVDEIKNNPEGLNLDQAVGQYLIWPGGYYPGFVKQKYFKGAEGLPTSVENAKKAEPYVIPQDKVWPPFNFTADEQSELTGIQTDINTYVDEMRDKFIAGNESFDNWDQYVANLQKMGSERYLAIYQSAADRYTK, via the coding sequence ATGAAGCTGAAGCAATGGGGAAGTCTTCTGTTGACCTGCATGTTGTCGGTATCGTTGACGGTGGGCTGCAGTTCGAAAGGTTCGGGAGGAACGGCTGAATCGGACTCCGCGGGTGAAGGGAAAACAGCGATTAATGAGACCGGGTTTCCGATTGTCAGTGACAAGATGACGGTGACCGGATTTGCCGGAAAGTTCTTTGCCAACGCCGACTGGAACAACATCAAGCTGTGGCAGGAATATGAGAAAATGACCAATATTCAGGTACAGTGGGACACGGTGCACAAAGACAACTTGGCGGAAAAACGGAATCTGCTGCTCGCCGGCGGCGATTATCCGGAAATGTTCTATGCTTCCGCATTCCCGAGGCCAGATCTGCTAAAATACGGCAAGCAGGGCGCTTTTATCCCGCTGAATGACCTGATTGATCAATATGCGCCGAATTTCAAGGCATTGATGGAGAAATATCCTGTCATCGAGAAGGGGATTACGATGCCGGACGGCAACATTTACGGGCTTCCGACGCTGTACGATCCGGAATTCCGGTCCGTGCTGTACGGAACGCCGTGGGTGAAGTCGGAGTGGCTGACAAAGCTTGGCCTTCAAGAGCCGCAGACGCTGGATGAATTCTACGATATGTTGAAAGCGTTTAAGGAGAAGGATCCGAACGGCAACGGCCAGAAGGATGAATATGCATGGGGCGGCGTGGGAACTACCGGTATCGTCAACTATTTGCGCGGTTCGTTCGGCCTCAATTATCACGGAACCTCGAACATTAACGTGGATACCGATCCGGCGAGCGGAAAGGTCCGGTTCATTCCGACGGATCCAAGATACAAGGAACTGCTTCAGTTCGTGAACAAGCTGTACAAGGACGGCCTGTTGGAGCAGGATATCATGTCCGTGAAGAGCACGGAGGTGGACGCCAAAGGCGTGGAAGGTCTTCTCGGCGTCGTTGATAATGTGGACCCGATCGCCATCTACAATCAAGAGGGTTATGTAGGGCTTCCGGTATTGAAGGGGCCGCACGGCGATCAGATGTTCAGCGCCACGGGCTCTCCGCTGGGGAACATTGGGATGTTTGTCCTGACCGATAAAGCGAAGAATCCAGCCGCGCTGATCCGCTGGATGGATTACTTCTACAGTGACGAGGGCATCCGCATGTTCTTCATGGGCTGGGAAGATGAAACGTATAAGGAAGATGCTGATGGCAATGTGGATTACGTGGACGAGATCAAGAACAATCCGGAGGGTCTCAATCTGGACCAGGCGGTAGGGCAGTATCTGATATGGCCTGGCGGATATTATCCGGGTTTCGTGAAGCAGAAGTATTTCAAGGGAGCAGAAGGCCTGCCGACGTCCGTAGAGAATGCAAAAAAAGCCGAGCCGTACGTCATACCTCAAGACAAGGTCTGGCCGCCGTTTAACTTTACCGCCGATGAGCAGTCCGAGCTTACCGGTATCCAGACCGACATTAATACGTACGTGGATGAGATGCGGGATAAATTCATAGCTGGCAACGAGTCCTTTGATAACTGGGATCAATACGTAGCTAACCTGCAAAAGATGGGGTCGGAGCGCTATCTGGCCATTTACCAGTCCGCGGCTGATCGATATACCAAATAA
- a CDS encoding carbohydrate ABC transporter permease, protein MQIETRGDRIFNVINYTILILVTIIVMYPLVFVLSASFSDPQAVLRGEMLLWPKGVNLNSYVKIFQNKDIISGFTNTLVYTSLGTFINLTMTILAAYPLSRKDFVGRNAIMALLVFTMFFSGGLIPTYLLIKNLGMLNTLWVMIIPNAVSIWNIIIMRTFFQQSIPGELQEAATIDGCSNIKILTRIILPLSMPIIAVTILFYAVGHWNAFFNALLYLSDKDKFPLQLILREILIQGQTNDMVKMSTESAIKQQREVEGIKYAVLVVANIPVLALYPFLQRYFVKGVMIGAIKG, encoded by the coding sequence ATGCAAATTGAAACCAGAGGGGACCGCATTTTTAATGTTATCAACTATACGATTCTGATCCTGGTCACCATCATTGTTATGTACCCGCTGGTCTTTGTGCTCAGCGCATCGTTTAGCGACCCGCAGGCGGTTCTGAGGGGCGAGATGCTGCTGTGGCCCAAGGGAGTCAACCTGAATTCCTATGTGAAAATTTTCCAGAACAAGGATATTATCAGCGGTTTTACCAATACGCTGGTGTATACTTCGCTTGGCACGTTCATTAATCTCACAATGACCATCCTTGCAGCCTATCCGCTGTCGCGGAAGGATTTTGTCGGGCGAAATGCCATTATGGCGCTGCTGGTCTTCACGATGTTTTTTAGCGGAGGACTCATTCCGACATACTTGCTGATCAAGAACCTCGGCATGCTGAATACGCTCTGGGTCATGATTATCCCGAATGCCGTATCCATCTGGAATATCATCATTATGCGTACCTTCTTTCAGCAGTCCATACCCGGCGAGCTGCAGGAGGCCGCGACGATCGATGGATGCTCGAACATTAAAATTTTGACCCGGATTATACTGCCGCTGTCCATGCCGATTATCGCGGTGACCATTTTGTTCTATGCGGTCGGTCATTGGAATGCGTTCTTCAATGCACTTCTGTATTTATCGGATAAAGATAAATTTCCGCTGCAGCTCATCCTGCGTGAAATTCTGATTCAGGGGCAAACGAACGACATGGTCAAAATGTCGACCGAATCGGCGATCAAGCAGCAAAGGGAAGTGGAGGGCATTAAGTACGCGGTGCTGGTCGTGGCTAATATTCCCGTGCTGGCGCTCTATCCGTTCCTGCAGCGGTATTTTGTCAAAGGCGTGATGATTGGGGCCATCAAAGGATAA
- a CDS encoding 3'-5' exonuclease — protein MLNPSESAEREYLEFVLKELHRASEELEGKVSDSYKDIIEAKKYLWVNMAQLDAAERAANRVDISLSIDTGEKTVARLQKIRKLLASPYFGRVDFRTNETIEEGAYYIGIHSFTDGGSQEHFIYDWRSPVASLFYDYNVGPASYEAPMGRMQGEITVKRQYKIKDGHMEYMIESAMNINDDVLQKELSSTSDEKMKNIVATIQQEQNAIIRNETANEMIIQGAAGSGKTSVALHRVAFLLYRHKETLTSSNVLIISPHKVFSDYISNVLPELGEEKIMEVTMEELAAKELGGLCQFQTFSEQVNEIVSTHDEQVIERIRYKASMHFVHELEAYMKYADEQFLLPADIQLKGVCILASEIRDIYLSIMTMPLRQRLEKTASILSGRVRTEDGERLTAAEAKKVKTAIKKMFKSQNALSMYKEFFSYRNIPDMFVMKGRKMIEYADVFPLLYLNMYLEGSTSYDMVKHLLVDEMQDYTPIQYAVLSRWFSCKKTILGDSNQSVNVYTSTSLHDIKGVFPHADTIELLKSYRSTLEIMGLAKRIHPGSTMIPVERHGEEPQVIRCRDAQQELEFIQDLSRHFLDSGMQTMGILCKTSSQARQVYESIRELEGSVNLLDFSSDRFQDGITITFAHMAKGLEFDQVIVPFADAENYRSEMDRSLLYIACTRAMHKLSLTYSGELAPWLAV, from the coding sequence ATGCTGAATCCAAGCGAAAGCGCAGAGCGGGAGTATCTAGAGTTTGTATTAAAGGAGCTTCATCGAGCATCGGAGGAGTTAGAGGGGAAGGTGTCTGATTCGTACAAAGATATCATTGAAGCGAAGAAATATCTGTGGGTGAACATGGCCCAATTGGATGCGGCGGAACGAGCGGCCAACCGGGTTGATATTTCCTTATCGATTGATACGGGAGAGAAGACGGTGGCCAGGCTGCAAAAGATTCGCAAACTACTTGCCTCGCCGTATTTTGGCAGGGTGGATTTCCGAACGAATGAAACGATTGAAGAAGGTGCTTACTATATCGGCATCCATTCTTTCACGGACGGAGGGAGTCAGGAGCATTTCATCTATGATTGGCGCTCGCCGGTGGCAAGCTTGTTCTATGATTACAATGTCGGTCCTGCGTCGTATGAAGCGCCCATGGGCAGGATGCAAGGCGAAATTACCGTCAAAAGGCAGTACAAAATCAAAGACGGTCATATGGAATATATGATTGAGAGCGCCATGAACATCAATGACGACGTTCTGCAGAAGGAGCTCAGCAGCACGTCGGACGAGAAGATGAAGAATATTGTGGCTACCATCCAGCAGGAGCAAAATGCCATCATACGAAACGAAACCGCAAATGAGATGATCATACAGGGGGCGGCAGGCTCAGGCAAAACCTCAGTGGCTCTGCATAGGGTAGCGTTTCTATTGTACCGCCATAAGGAGACCTTGACTTCCAGCAACGTGCTCATTATATCCCCCCATAAAGTGTTCTCCGATTATATATCCAACGTTCTGCCAGAGCTTGGCGAAGAGAAAATCATGGAGGTTACGATGGAGGAGCTTGCTGCCAAAGAGCTGGGTGGATTATGTCAGTTTCAGACCTTCTCCGAACAGGTGAACGAAATCGTGAGCACCCATGACGAGCAGGTCATTGAACGGATCCGGTATAAGGCCAGTATGCACTTCGTACACGAGCTGGAGGCTTATATGAAATATGCAGATGAGCAGTTCCTCCTGCCTGCGGATATTCAGCTGAAGGGCGTATGTATTTTGGCTTCGGAGATCAGGGACATTTACCTTAGCATCATGACCATGCCGCTCAGGCAGCGCTTGGAGAAGACGGCCTCCATCCTGTCAGGCCGGGTTCGTACAGAGGATGGAGAGAGACTGACTGCGGCAGAAGCCAAAAAGGTCAAAACCGCGATCAAGAAAATGTTCAAATCTCAAAATGCACTCAGCATGTACAAGGAATTCTTCTCGTATAGGAACATACCGGACATGTTTGTCATGAAAGGAAGGAAAATGATCGAGTATGCAGACGTTTTTCCGCTGCTGTATCTCAATATGTATTTGGAGGGAAGCACGTCATACGATATGGTGAAGCATCTGCTGGTCGATGAAATGCAGGATTATACACCCATTCAATATGCCGTGCTCTCTAGATGGTTTTCGTGCAAAAAAACGATTCTTGGGGACAGCAATCAGTCGGTCAACGTATATACGTCCACTTCACTGCATGATATCAAGGGCGTGTTTCCACATGCCGATACGATTGAGTTGTTAAAAAGCTATCGCTCCACGCTGGAGATTATGGGACTTGCGAAGCGGATCCATCCGGGCAGCACCATGATTCCCGTGGAGCGGCATGGAGAAGAACCGCAGGTGATCCGGTGTCGTGACGCCCAGCAGGAACTGGAGTTCATACAAGATCTTAGCCGTCACTTTTTAGATTCCGGAATGCAGACGATGGGGATCCTATGCAAAACATCTTCACAGGCCCGGCAGGTGTATGAGTCCATCAGAGAGCTTGAGGGCAGCGTAAATTTGCTCGATTTTAGCAGCGACCGCTTTCAGGATGGGATTACGATCACCTTCGCCCATATGGCCAAGGGCCTGGAATTCGATCAGGTTATCGTTCCTTTTGCGGACGCCGAAAACTATCGTTCCGAGATGGATCGAAGCTTACTCTACATTGCTTGTACCCGGGCCATGCATAAGCTATCGCTGACCTATTCGGGCGAGCTGGCACCTTGGTTGGCCGTGTGA
- a CDS encoding Gfo/Idh/MocA family oxidoreductase — protein MTQLKAILIGAGARGAGGYAPYALDYPHELTFVAVAEADPARRIRFAEKHGIPPERCYESWEPLLAEPCLADIAVICTQDRMHYGPTMQALEKQYHVLLEKPMSPEPKECLEMEQAAIRNNRLLTICHVLRYTPFWSTIKRVIQEGTIGEVASIQLNENVGYWHIAHSFVRGNWNNSDKASPMILAKSCHDMDVLSWLMDRPCTQVTSFGSLMHFREEQAPEGSADRCLDCQVEPTCPYSAPRFYLSDQYKGWAGHFTQELTKPNIIQGLRDTDYGRCVYRSDNNVVDHQVVNMEFEGGATAMFSMCGFTYEQERRIQIMGTRGELRGEEGKITVYDFLTGQKTEITIPSQSSGHGGGDSGIVASFLKEVRSYNGQESLTSASASVRSHLIAFAAEKSRLNHGESINLNEYARELMAEENAVK, from the coding sequence ATGACACAATTGAAAGCCATATTGATTGGGGCAGGCGCGCGCGGCGCCGGGGGGTATGCCCCCTATGCCCTGGATTATCCGCATGAGCTGACCTTCGTGGCCGTGGCCGAGGCCGATCCGGCGCGGCGAATCCGTTTTGCCGAGAAGCATGGAATTCCGCCGGAACGGTGTTATGAATCCTGGGAGCCGCTGCTGGCGGAGCCCTGCCTTGCCGATATCGCCGTCATCTGTACACAGGATCGCATGCACTATGGCCCAACCATGCAAGCTCTGGAGAAACAGTATCATGTGCTTCTGGAGAAACCAATGTCTCCGGAACCGAAGGAGTGTCTTGAGATGGAGCAGGCGGCCATTCGCAACAACCGGCTGCTGACCATATGCCATGTTCTGAGATATACCCCTTTTTGGAGTACCATCAAACGGGTGATTCAGGAAGGGACCATCGGTGAGGTGGCTTCGATCCAACTGAACGAGAATGTGGGATACTGGCATATCGCGCACAGCTTTGTGCGGGGGAATTGGAATAACTCCGACAAGGCAAGCCCGATGATACTGGCTAAATCCTGCCATGACATGGATGTGCTGTCGTGGCTGATGGACCGGCCGTGTACGCAGGTCACTTCGTTTGGCTCCCTGATGCATTTCCGGGAGGAGCAGGCTCCCGAAGGTTCGGCCGATCGGTGCCTCGATTGCCAGGTGGAACCAACCTGTCCGTATTCGGCACCGCGGTTTTACTTGAGCGACCAGTACAAGGGATGGGCGGGGCATTTCACCCAGGAGCTGACCAAGCCGAACATCATTCAAGGGCTTCGCGATACGGACTATGGCCGCTGCGTATATCGGAGCGATAACAATGTGGTCGATCATCAGGTCGTTAACATGGAGTTTGAGGGCGGTGCCACCGCGATGTTCAGCATGTGCGGATTCACGTATGAACAGGAGCGCAGAATTCAGATCATGGGCACCCGCGGCGAGCTTCGGGGAGAGGAAGGCAAGATTACGGTTTACGATTTCCTGACCGGACAGAAAACGGAGATCACGATTCCTTCGCAGTCCAGCGGACATGGCGGGGGCGACAGCGGAATTGTGGCGAGCTTCCTGAAGGAGGTTCGGAGCTATAACGGGCAGGAGAGCCTGACGTCGGCCAGTGCCTCCGTACGAAGTCACCTTATTGCGTTCGCGGCAGAGAAATCGAGGCTGAATCACGGCGAATCCATCAATTTGAACGAATATGCGCGGGAATTGATGGCGGAAGAAAACGCGGTGAAATAA